Proteins encoded in a region of the Raphanus sativus cultivar WK10039 chromosome 8, ASM80110v3, whole genome shotgun sequence genome:
- the LOC108819871 gene encoding uncharacterized protein LOC108819871, with protein sequence MVDEAAAAASASEASVTEVAQTLEPNQASIEATVESAAQGGTESTCNNNNASAESAVTDAVLSEEEREKTLEFADELAEKGSVFLKEMDFAEAVDCFSRALEIRVGHYGELAAECVNAYYKYGSALLEKAQAEADPLGNMPKKEGETQQQESSDDKNTANGDSVVSSDPERQGSSSGAQEGSGGQEQGEDGEDSQQEDDLSDADADEDESDLDMAWKMLDIARAITDKQSTDTMEKVDILCTLAEISLEREDIETSLSDYKNALSILERLVEPDSRRTAELNFRICICLETGCQPKEAIPYCLKALLICKSRMERLTNEVKGPSVSVTSSSAVSEIEEGIQQSSNVPYIDKSASDKEAEVGDLSGLAEDLEKKFEDLKQQAENPKQRLAELMGMASAKENTGDKVIAPAAACEMSSSRMGTANNGKDLESPTVSTAHTGAVGGAAGSSSGVTHLGVVGRGVKRVLMNATSAESSPSKKLAPESSNKADGNSS encoded by the exons ATGGTTGacgaagcagcagcagcagcatcagCATCTGAAGCTTCGGTCACGGAAGTCGCGCAAACCCTAGAACCAAACCAAGCCTCGATCGAAGCCACCGTCGAATCCGCCGCTCAAGGAGGCACTGAATCGacttgcaacaacaacaacgcgTCGGCGGAGAGCGCTGTGACAGATGCCGTATTATCCGAAGAGGAGCGTGAGAAGACGCTCGAGTTCGCCGATGAACTCGCTGAGAAAGGCTCTGTGTTTTTAAAAGAGATGGATTTCGCCGAAGCTGTCGATTGCTTCAGCCGTGCCCTAGAGATCAG GGTTGGGCACTATGGTGAGCTTGCTGCTGAGTGTGTAAACGCTTACTACAAGTATGGATCAGCTCTGCTGGAGAAGGCTCAGGCTGAAGCGGATCCACTTGGTAACATGCCAAAGAAAGAAGGTGAAACTCAGCAGCAGGAGTCTAGCGATGATAAGAACACTGCAAACGGTGATTCTGTTGTGTCGAGTGATCCGGAGAGACAGGGGAGTTCAAGTGGTGCCCAAGAAG GTTCTGGTGGTCAAGAGCAAGGAGAGGATGGTGAAGATAGTCAACAAGAGGATGACCTATCTGATGCTGATGCCGATGAAGATGAGTCTGATTTGGATATGGCCTGGAAAATGCTCGACATCGCGAGGGCTATTACTGACAAACAGTCAACTGATACAATGGAGAAAGTGGATATTCTCTGTACCCTTGCTGAAATCTCACTAGAGAGAG AGGACATCGAGACTTCCCTGAGTGACTACAAGAACGCACTGTCCATCCTAGAGCGGCTGGTTGAACCCGACAGTCGACGCACAGCCGAACT AAACTTCCGCATATGCATCTGTCTAGAGACAGGATGCCAGCCTAAGGAAGCGATACCATATTGTCTAAAGGCTCTGTTAATCTGCAAATCTAGGATGGAGAGGCTCACTAATGAGGTCAAGGGTCCATCTGTTTCCGTAACTTCCTCCTCAGCTGTCTCTGAGATAGAGGAAGGAATCCAACAATCATCCAATGTTCCATACATCGATAAGTCAGCTTCagacaaggaagctgaggtcggAGACTTATCTGGTCTCGCAGAAGACCTAGAAAAGAAG TTTGAGGACTTGAAACAACAGGCAGAGAACCCAAAGCAACGTCTTGCTGAGCTAATGGGCATGGCTTCAGCTAAGGAAAATACTGGGGACAAGGTTATTGCTCCTGCTGCTGCTTGTGAAATGAGCTCTTCTCGGATGGGAACTGCAAACAACGGGAAAGACTTGGAGTCGCCTACAGTCTCCACTGCTCACACTGGTGCAGTAGGAGGAGCAGCAGGTTCATCATCAGGTGTTACTCATTTGGGTGTTGTTGGAAGAGGAGTGAAACGTGTTTTAATGAATGCAACCTCAGCAGAGTCGAGTCCATCGAAGAAGCTAGCTCCTGAGTCTTCTAACAAAGCAGATGGCAATTCTTCTTGA
- the LOC108821624 gene encoding cold-regulated 413 plasma membrane protein 4 codes for MGRVDYLAMKTEEETAANLINSDLNEFVDAAKKLVKDATMLGGLSFGTSFLQWAASISAIYLLILDRTNWKTKMLTTLLVPYIFLTLPYVIFNFFRGDFGKWIALISITIRLFCPKHFPDWLEIPAALILLLVVAPSLIAGTVRESWVGAVICLIIACYLFHEHIKASDGFRNALTQKHGLSNTIGIVALLAYPVWTIFFNIF; via the exons ATGGGAAGAGTTGATTATTTGGCCATGAAGACTGAGGAGGAAACCGCGGCTAACCTGATCAATTCTGATCTGAATGAGTTTGTCGACGCCGCGAAGAAGCTCGTGAAAGATGCAACGATGCTAGGCGGTTTAAGCTTTGGCACGTCTTTCCTCCAATGGGCCGCCTCAATCTCAGCCAT CTATCTGTTGATATTGGATCGGACCAACTGGAAAACCAAAATGTTGACTACCCTTTTGGTGCCATACATCTTTCTCACACTTCCTTACGTTATCTTTAACTTCTTCAG GGGAGATTTTGGGAAATGGATTGCTCTCATTTCGATCACAATAAGGCTCTTCTGCCCTAAACACTTTCCAG ATTGGTTGGAGATTCCAGCAGCTTTGATCCTTCTTCTGGTGGTTGCACCTAGTCTCATAGCTGGGACAGTAAGAGAAAGTTGGGTTGGGGCAGTAATATGTCTTATCATTGCATGTTACCTTTTCCATGAACATATCAAAGCTTCTGATGGATTCAGAAACGCTTTAACTCAGAAACATGGACTCTCCAATACTATTGGGATCGTTGCTCTCCTCGCTTACCCGGTTTGGACCATCTTTTTTAACATCTTCTAA